The following are encoded in a window of Levilactobacillus namurensis genomic DNA:
- a CDS encoding IS30 family transposase yields MSTTILSFQNRVVIETLHKEGRSLRYIANYLDFSKTTIFNELHRLNSEYQAGLAQTDFERKVSQRGRKSSLTKNLKHLIEEKIQVQKWSPEQVAHVVGIAYKTVYNWIDQGWLDIQLPDLPDHGIRRHRAKEKRGTFNHGRSIEERPHKVETRQEFGHFEADTVLSGKRKGQAVATFVERKSRLTIVKRLHGRDSQSMTQAVLELASQLQDKLKTLTVDHGKEFANYQTIEQLTGTQVYFAHAYSPHERGSNENRNRVLRRFIPKGQAIEELSDYQLVQINWYLNSRPLKCLNWHTPIEIFLLNLRH; encoded by the coding sequence ATGAGCACCACTATTTTATCATTCCAGAACCGTGTTGTCATTGAAACGCTTCATAAGGAAGGACGTTCCTTGCGATACATCGCTAACTACTTAGACTTTAGTAAGACCACCATCTTTAACGAACTTCACCGGCTAAATAGTGAGTACCAGGCTGGGCTAGCGCAAACTGACTTTGAACGAAAGGTTAGTCAACGGGGGCGGAAGTCTTCGCTCACTAAAAACCTTAAACACTTGATCGAGGAAAAGATTCAAGTCCAGAAGTGGTCCCCTGAACAAGTTGCCCATGTGGTGGGGATTGCCTACAAGACAGTCTATAACTGGATTGATCAAGGATGGCTTGATATACAGTTGCCCGATTTGCCTGATCATGGAATTCGTCGTCATCGTGCTAAAGAAAAGCGTGGTACGTTCAATCACGGCCGCTCCATTGAGGAGCGGCCTCATAAAGTCGAAACTCGCCAGGAATTCGGCCACTTTGAAGCTGATACCGTACTTTCTGGTAAACGTAAAGGTCAAGCTGTGGCTACTTTTGTGGAGCGTAAAAGTCGCCTGACAATTGTTAAACGGCTCCATGGTCGCGACAGTCAGTCCATGACTCAAGCCGTACTTGAACTAGCTAGTCAACTTCAAGACAAGCTCAAGACGCTTACTGTGGATCATGGTAAAGAGTTCGCTAACTACCAGACAATTGAACAGCTAACAGGTACTCAGGTTTATTTTGCCCATGCTTATTCACCACATGAACGCGGTAGTAATGAGAACCGTAACCGAGTTTTGCGACGGTTTATTCCCAAGGGACAAGCCATTGAAGAACTAAGTGATTACCAACTGGTTCAAATCAATTGGTATCTGAATTCACGGCCACTTAAATGTCTTAATTGGCATACACCAATCGAGATCTTCTTGCTTAATCTACGTCACTAA